One genomic window of Fusarium keratoplasticum isolate Fu6.1 chromosome 3, whole genome shotgun sequence includes the following:
- a CDS encoding Ubiquinone biosynthesis O-methyltransferase, mitochondrial — protein sequence MPAPSRPAGALLRGLARSGRRPVLSSAIPPPSLRIIGTSVAAPRWSSTTSPNSSSSNFSSVNPDEVSHFNALAADWWDPHGSSRLLHLMNPLRHDFIRACHSAQADAPATTDLTFLDIGCGGGIFAESAARLPTTRRVTAIDPTPEVLAVARAHARRDPGLRNKLEYRQTSIENLPVPATPEEAYDVVSLFEVIEHVDAPAAFLEKVRPFVKPGGWLVMSTIARTWMSWFTTNFIAEDVLGIVPKGTHDWNKYLNEEELRHFLANQGWSHPMVQGVVYVPGLGWKEVKGSEKVGNYFFAVRKTGEP from the coding sequence ATGCCGGCTCCGTCCCGGCCGGCGGGTGCCCTGCTCCGAGGTCTGGCCCGATCGGGTCGACGGCCAGTGTTATCATCGGCCATCCCACCACCCTCCCTCCGCATCATCGGCACCTCCGTCGCAGCTCCACGATGGAGCTCTACAACCTCCcccaactcctcctcctcgaatTTCTCCTCCGTGAACCCTGATGAGGTTTCACACTtcaacgccctcgccgcGGACTGGTGGGATCCCCATGGTTCTTCGCggctcctccatctcatgaACCCTCTCCGTCACGACTTTATCCGCGCCTGCCACAGCGCCCAGGCCGATGCTCCCGCGACGACCGATCTTACTTTTCTCGATATCGGCTGTGGCGGCGGCATCTTTGCCGAGAGCGCCGCACGGCTGCCGACGACCCGGCGCGTCACTGCCATCGACCCTACCCCCGAAGTGCTGGCCGTAGCCCGAGCCCACGCCCGCAGGGACCCAGGGTTGCGCAACAAGCTCGAGTATCGCCAGACATCGATCGAGAACCTACCCGTGCCCGCGACACCCGAGGAGGCCTATGATGTGGTCTCCCTGTTCGAGGTGATCGAACACGTCGATGCGCCGGCCGCATTCCTGGAAAAGGTGCGGCCATTCGTCAAGCCGGGAGGCTGGCTCGTCATGAGCACCATCGCGCGAACATGGATGAGTTGGTTCACAACCAACTTCATTGCCGAGGACGTGCTGGGTATCGTGCCTAAGGGAACACACGACTGGAACAAGTACCTCaatgaggaggagctgcGGCACTTCCTCGCGAACCAGGGATGGAGTCATCCCATGGTGCAGGGCGTCGTGTACGTGCCAGGCTTGGGCTGGAAGGAGGTGAAGGGCAGCGAGAAGGTAGGCAACTACTTTTTCGCGGTGCGCAAGACgggagagccatga
- a CDS encoding 3,4-dihydroxy-2-butanone 4-phosphate synthase: MPATIAQNQFDSIPDSIEAFRNGEFLVVLDDPSRENEADLIIAAQDVTTEKMGFLIRHSSGYVCAPLSPALTTALDLPQMVPNNQDPRGTAYTISVDSADPSVSTGISARDRALACRTLADPAARPESFRRPGHILPLRSRPGGVRQRPGHTEAATEFCRLAGKVQAAAICEMIDDGEEAPGQAVRHNHGMLRGEACIAFARKWGLKVCTIADLVAYVEKTEGKLETNGSEANGS, from the exons ATGCCTGCGACAATCGCCCAGAACCAATTCGACTCGATCCCTGACTCAATCGAGGCTTTCC GAAATGGCGagttcctcgtcgtcctcgacgaccccTCGCGTGAAAACGAGGCAGACCTGATCATCGCCGCTCAAGACGTCACGACCGAGAAGATGGGATTCCTCATCCGTCACTCCTCTGGCTACGTCTGCGCACCTCTCTCCCCAGCTCTCACCACCGCCCTCGACCTCCCGCAGATGGTCCCCAACAACCAGGACCCTCGTGGAACCGCCTACACCATCTCCGTCGACTCGGCCGACCCCTCCGTGTCCACTGGCATCAGCGCCCGCGACCGCGCCCTCGCCTGCAGGACACTCGCCGACCCCGCCGCCCGGCCAGAGAGCTTCCGCCGCCCGGGTCACATCCTCCCCCTCCGATCCCGCCCCGGTGGTGTCCGTCAGCGCCCAGGTCACACTGAGGCCGCCACCGAGTTCTGCCGCCTCGCCGGCAAGGTCCAGGCTGCCGCCATCTGCGAGATGATTGACGATGGTGAAGAGGCGCCTGGCCAGGCGGTCCGCCACAACCACGGCATGCTGAGGGGAGAAGCCTGCATCGCCTTTGCCCGGAAGTGGGGGCTCAAGGTGTGCACTATCGCCGACCTTGTTGCCTACGTTGAGAAGACTGAGGGCAAGCTCGAGACCAACGGGTCTGAGGCCAACGGTAGCTGA
- a CDS encoding SP-RING-type domain-containing protein has translation MSRRLLNRSGVSSSSTATTTTALPEYQPPSCPLSDAARRDLNDLSHARTTVVYQQQLDDSVGLLGSSIGDLHEQLREQRDRLESLRAKRQEKGNEKTPDEERLETHVADLETRVNALTDSFEEAIRVVIDYKAELEDEGLIITDLYNAAAADVAQSQRRPRRGDDAEAAEESDDDVDSKDLAAPSILERFKDMRAKKKADYTAMDMHQRYALNNDYAGFKKLWHDAMAGEDGPPLPDASRWFRPDGRPVMRATTPGAADDDDDDDIAVAREVLSINCPLTLQPMKQPYSNRKCKHTFEKAALLDYLPLRGDAQCPQTGCSEVSSLLIYLTLGAVTDIKTQRFSRSRFDHDFYLDQAMVRRIKRARQAQEQHDMDEDEDEGNEDEDVVVRGHQPVPGRVPKKERV, from the coding sequence ATGTCCCGCAGACTCCTCAATCGCTCCGGcgtctcctcgtcctcgactGCGACCACTACCACGGCCCTGCCCGAATACCAGCCGCCCTCTTGCCCCCTCTCCGACGCTGCACGCCGCGATCTGAACGACTTGTCCCACGCCCGCACCACCGTCGTCtatcagcagcagctcgaTGACTCtgttggccttcttggctccAGCATTGGCGACTTGCATGAACAGCTGAGGGAGCAGCGCGATAGACTTGAGTCCCTACGCGCGAAAAGGCAAGAGAAGGGCAATGAGAAGACGCCCGATGAGGAGCGCCTCGAGACCCATGTTGCTGATCTCGAAACGCGGGTCAATGCCTTGACCGACTCATTTGAGGAGGCCATCCGTGTTGTGATCGATTACAAAGCCGAGTTGGAAGACGAAggcctcatcatcaccgatTTGTATaacgctgccgccgccgatgtAGCGCAATCCCAACGCCGTCCCCGCCGGGGTGATGATGCAGAAGCTGCCGAGGAATCAGACGACGATGTCGATAGCAAAGACCTCGCCGCCCCGAGCATCCTAGAGCGCTTCAAGGACATGcgtgccaagaagaaggccgattACACAGCCATGGACATGCACCAGCGGTACGCCCTCAACAACGACTACGCcggcttcaagaagctctggCACGACGCCATGGCCGGCGAGGATGGACCACCGCTCCCAGACGCCTCACGTTGGTTCCGCCCCGATGGCCGACCTGTGATGCGCGCGACGACCCCTGGCGCAgcggatgacgatgacgatgatgacatTGCTGTGGCCCGCGAGGTCCTTAGCATCAACTGCCCACTCACGCTACAGCCAATGAAACAGCCTTACAGCAACCGCAAGTGCAAGCACACCTTTGAGAAGGCTGCCCTGCTCGACTACTTGCCACTGCGAGGTGACGCCCAGTGTCCACAGACGGGTTGCTCAGAGGTTAGTTCACTTCTCATCTATCTCACTCTTGGAGCGGTTACTGATATCAAAACTCAGCGTTTCTCACGGTCACGATTCGACCACGACTTCTACCTTGACCAGGCCATGGTGCGCCGTATCAAGCGCGCCCGCCAGGCCCAGGAGCAGCACGATatggacgaagatgaggacgagggcaatgaggatgaggatgttgtggTTAGAGGCCACCAGCCCGTCCCAGGAAGGGTGCCAAAGAAGGAGAGAGTGTAA
- a CDS encoding S-methyl-5'-thioadenosine phosphorylase — protein sequence MGDLPTTFDKPVHIAVIGGTGLGQLEGFEPIAALNPITPWGAPASPIQILSHKGVNVAFLARHGIHHQFAPHEVPNRANIAALRHIGVRCVIAFSAVGSLQEEIKPMDFVVPDQVIDRTKGVRPFTFFEGGVVGHVGFADPFDAGLAKVVKTCAEHMEGDGVVLHEKGTVIVMEGPQFSTRAESHMYRSWGGSVINMSTLPEAKLAREAEMAYQVIAMATDYDCWHSFEDVNVEMVGKYMKANSKNAKRLVGAVLDRLADLDNSDLVLAKHWQGASQGAVKFMTKPEGRDPEAMKRVEYLFPGFWEE from the exons ATGGGTGACCTCCCCACGACCTTTGATA AGCCCGTCCATATTGCCGTCATTGGCGGCACTggtcttggccagctcgaGGGCTTCGAGCCCATCGCCGCCCTCAACCCCATCACACCGTGGGGTGCTCCCGCGTCGCCCATCCAAATCCTCTCCCACAAGGGCGTCAACGTAGCCTTCCTCGCCCGCCACGGCATCCACCACCAGTTTGCCCCCCACGAAGTCCCCAACCGAGCCAATATCGCTGCCCTTCGGCATATCGGTGTCCGATGCGTCATCGCCTTCTCCGCCGTCGGTTCGCTGCAAGAGGAGATCAAGCCCATGGACTTCGTCGTTCCGGACCAGGTCATCGACCGTACGAAGGGTGTCCGCCCCTTCACCTTCTTCGAGGGCGGTGTCGTTGGACACGTCGGCTTCGCCGATCCCTTTGATGCGGGCCTTGCCAAGGTGGTCAAGACGTGCGCTGAGCATATGGAGGGAGACGGCGTTGTCTTGCACGAGAAGGGCACGGTCATCGTCATGG AGGGACCCCAATTCTCAACCCGCGCCGAGTCGCACATGTATCGATCGTGGGGTGGATCGGTTATCAACATGTCAACCCTTCCCGAGGCGAAGCTCGCCCgcgaggctgagatggccTATCAGGTGATTGCCATGGCCACTGACTATGACTGCTGGCACTCCTTCGAGGATGTCAACGTCGAGATGGTTGGAAAGTACATGAAGGCCAACAGCAAGAACGCCAAGCGCCTAGTGGGAGCCGTCCTGGACCGTCTTGCCGACCTTGACAACAGTGACTTGGTCCTGGCTAAGCACTGGCAGGGTGCGTCCCAGGGCGCCGTCAAGTTTATGACCAAGCCCGAAGGTCGGGACCCCGAGGCGATGAAGCGTGTCGAGTACCTCTTCCCTGGCTTCTGGGAGGAGTAA
- a CDS encoding Carboxypeptidase translates to MTTTPTIESLTTRHTRPPPARRWPPAVMAPPLILSLPLHLRLLLLIPLLALHTSAQFLPRTDAEARNLTVVRSPANRNVTVSYKVPEGACATAFDSQKQYTGWVSVPGDYPTNLFFWFVEARERTESLTIWLNGGPGSSSMYGFFTGNGPCEVVEKGLDDYDTVAREWGWDRASNMLFIDQPNQVGFSYDSPTRGTANFARGTVDVPPVPNPNYPEWVFRNGTFSSGDREHTANTTQTAAMAVWHMVQGFLTTFPQYQPSSRGRNSSLGINLFAESYGGRYGPIFAETFQEQNVRRQNGELPSNSTIDVHLKSLGIVNGCVDMETQVPFYPIFASENSYNYKAMSPTDTSYYLDKYSSEGGCRDLLHQCGTAVSLGDPEGEGDEDAVNQVCSKARDECLDIQNAYFSSNRGAYDLAAPYADPFPPMTFQEYLNQAEVHHAIGSPVNYTMSNTNVFYEFAETGDIARDGNIPRLAALLNQGVRIGLMYGDRDYICNWMGGEAVSKNIAQEAGNAYSTGFPEAGYAPIIVNESYIGGVVRQFGNLSFSRIYQAGHAVPAYQPETAFQVFARIIMGTSVSTGKDIDAASYNTSGDANATHTDTLPKQMKPTCYVRDYGGTCDEDAQQLAIDNDGVVINGVLYSSSGDWPLDAKTTTKARTTTVTASPTSDLTGVYTATETPDAGAWNAPRPGMVVAFAGMAGLGAMMV, encoded by the exons ATGACGACGACTCCTACCATAGAATCTCTCACCACCAGACACACTCGACCGCCCCCGGCCAGACGTTGGCCGCCCGCCGTTATGGCGCCTCCTCTCATCTTGTCCCTCCCTCTGCATCTGCGGCTTTTGCTCTTAATTCCGCTCCTCGCACTCCATACTTCGGCGCAATTCCTCCCTCGCACCGACGCCGAGGCGCGCAACCTCACCGTCGTCCGTTCACCTGCAAACCGCAATGTCACAGTATCTTATAAAGTCCCCGAAGGCGCATGTGCAACCGCTTTCGATTCGCAAAAACAGTACACGGGTTGGGTTTCGGTTCCCGGTGACTACCCAACCAATCTATTCTTTTGGTTTGTTGAGGCCCGCGAGCGAACCGAGAGTCTCACCATCTGGCTCAATGGCGGACCTGGGTCCAGCTCCATGTATGGATTCTTCACTGGCAATGGACCATgtgaggttgtcgagaagGGTTTGGATGACTACGACACTGTTGCTCGCGAATGGGGCTGGGATCGCGCTTCCAACATGCTCTTCATTGATCAG CCTAACCAAGTAGGCTTCTCTTACGATTCTCCCACCAGAGGCACCGCCAACTTTGCTCGGGGCACAGTCGACGTGCCTCCAGTGCCCAATCCCAATTATCCTGAATGGGTCTTCCGCAATGGCACCTTTAGCTCTGGCGACAGGGAACACACCGCCAACACGACCCAGACGGCTGCCATGGCTGTATGGCATATGGTCCAGGGATTCTTGACTACCTTTCCGCAGTATCAGCCTTCCTCGCGCGGTCGAAACAGTTCTCTCGGAATCAACCTCTTTGCTGAGAGCTACGGCGGCCGTTATGGTCCCATCTTCGCCGAGACCTTCCAGGAGCAAAACGTCCGACGTCAGAATGGAGAGCTGCCAAGCAATTCAACTATCGATGTCCATCTTAAGTCACTGGGCATCGTCAACGGCTGTGTCGACATGGAAACCCAAGTGCCCTTTTACCCCATCTTTGCCAGCGAGAACTCGTACAATTACAAGGCCATGTCTCCGACCGATACCAGTTATTATCTCGACAAATATTCTTCCGAGGGCGGCTGTCGcgacctcctccaccagtGTGGCACTGCCGTTAGTTTAGGCGATCCCGAAGGCGAGGGCGACGAAGATGCCGTCAACCAGGTGTGCTCCAAGGCAAGGGACGAGTGCCTCGACATCCAAAACGCCTACTTCAGCTCGAATCGAGGCGCTTACGACCTGGCTGCCCCTTACGCGGACCCCTTCCCGCCAATGACGTTCCAGGAGTACCTCAACCAGGCTGAAGTGCACCATGCCATAGGGTCACCTGTCAACTACACCATGTCCAATACCAACGTATTTTACGAGTTTGCCGAGACGGGAGACATTGCTCGCGATGGCAATATCCCGCGCCTTGCCGCTCTCCTGAACCAGGGTGTGCGGATCGGCCTCATGTACGGTGACAGGGACTACATCTGCAACTGGATGGGTGGCGAAGCCGTGTCCAAGAACATCGCCCAGGAAGCAGGCAATGCGTACAGCACCGGTTTCCCTGAGGCCGGCTATGCGCCCATCATTGTCAACGAGTCATATATCGGTGGTGTTGTTCGTCAATTTGGCAACCTGTCCTTCAGCCGCATCTACCAAGCTGGGCACGCGGTGCCAGCCTACCAGCCGGAAACGGCGTTTCAGGTGTTTGCCCGGATTATAATGGGAACTTCGGTGTCGACGGGTAAGGACATTGACGCCGCGTCGTATAACACGTCGGGTGACGCAAACGCTACTCACACGGATACTCTGCCCAAGCAGATGAAGCCAACGTGCTACGTCCGCGACTACGGTGGCACCTGTGACGAAGACGCGCAGCAGCTGGCCATCGATAACGACGGTGTCGTCATCAACGGCGTACTGTACTCGTCTTCTGGGGACTGGCCTCTCGATGCCAAAACCACCACGAAAGCCAGGACAACCACGGTAACGGCCTCGCCCACGAGCGACTTGACGGGTGTGTACACGGCCACCGAGACACCCGACGCTGGAGCTTGGAACGCGCCCAGGCCTGGGATGGTGGTGGCCTTTGCTGGCATGGCTGGCTTgggagccatgatggtgtAA